In the Sarcophilus harrisii chromosome 1, mSarHar1.11, whole genome shotgun sequence genome, one interval contains:
- the TMIGD2 gene encoding transmembrane and immunoglobulin domain-containing protein 2 — MVQQAEQIKVDSGSKVNMDCQVTWTHWEQFRVEWKKDGKKLYQSLPISQNSNQVIWSSRNMSVLRRNNTITLSLNNVNVNDSGHYVCHVTMEIPELQTVEGNGTHLIVSGMGRRQEGRENEQCFSLPISPLHDVSTGSPSPLTISSQDFLIWLLMACVMIGLGAVLARMIWRCFRRNTDSENHFYGNVLYFHKETKGATPNKNKPLQGTPEKKRGERIYSAGLQLPTPTPRA, encoded by the exons ATGGTGCAGCAGGCGGAACAAATCAAGGTGGACTCGGGTAGCAAAGTGAACATGGATTGCCAAGTCACCTGGACCCATTGGGAGCAATTCCGAGTAGAGTGGAAGAAGGATGGCAAAAAACTGTACCAGTCCCTGCCCATCAGTCAGAACTCTAACCAGGTTATATGGAGTTCCAGAAACATGTCGGTCCTCAGACGGAACAATACCATCACCTTGAGTCTGAATAATGTGAATGTTAATGACAGCGGGCACTATGTGTGTCATGTGACAATGGAAATCCCAGAGCTCCAGACGGTTGAAGGCAATGGGACACATCTCATAGTCTCAGGTATGGggagaaggcaggaaggcagggaGAACGAACAG TGTTTTTCATTGCCAATCTCCCCTCTTCACGACGTCTCCACTGGCTCTCCTTCTCCACTGACTATCTCTTCTCAAGATTTTCTCATATGGCTGCTGATGGCGTGTGTCATGATAGGATTGGGGGCTGTGTTGGCAAGAATGATCTGGAGATGCTTTAGAAGAAACACAGACTCCG AGAACCACTTTTATGGCAATGTTCTCTATTTCCACAAAGAAACTAAGGGGGCCACGCCAAACAAGAACAAGCCTCTGCAAGGGACaccagagaaaaagagaggagagaggatcTACTCTGCTGGTCTCCAACTCCCAACCCCTACCCCTAGGGCTTAG